From Paenibacillus sp. V4I7, one genomic window encodes:
- the sspI gene encoding small acid-soluble spore protein SspI, with amino-acid sequence MNITLRQAIVQRVQNKSNNELQEVIEDSIGGEERVLPGLGVLFEIIWQHSEANIQNQLVETLKEHLE; translated from the coding sequence ATGAACATCACCCTAAGACAGGCCATTGTCCAGAGAGTCCAGAATAAATCGAATAATGAGCTTCAGGAAGTGATTGAGGATTCCATCGGCGGAGAAGAACGGGTTCTGCCCGGACTTGGTGTGCTTTTCGAAATCATATGGCAGCATAGTGAAGCAAATATCCAAAACCAACTCGTAGAAACACTCAAAGAACATCTCGAATAA
- a CDS encoding Gfo/Idh/MocA family protein produces MSKKKVGIIGCGNISAAYMKNIPNFEHLELLACADIDLDRAKARAGEFSIPHAYTVQELLNDPNIDIVINLTIPAAHAEVCIQVLEAGKHVYVEKPLAVTREEGLQILEVARRKGLLVGSAPDTFLGGGIQTCLKLINDGWIGTPIAATAFMMGKGHEHWHPDPEFYYAKGGGPMFDMGPYYLTALVALLGPIRRVTGSAAASFPERTISSEKKRGQKITVDTPTHIAGVLDFHSGAIATLVTSFDIMGGTQLPNIEIYGSQGSLRVPDPNTFGGQVLIRRGGSDWEPIPLSHGYKENHRGLGVAAMAEALISGQSDAHRANGELAYHVLEAMHGFHDASDSGKHYVMQSSCEKPAPLSPYSVL; encoded by the coding sequence ATGAGTAAGAAGAAAGTTGGTATTATCGGTTGCGGGAATATTAGTGCGGCCTATATGAAAAATATCCCTAACTTTGAGCATTTGGAGCTGCTCGCGTGTGCCGATATCGACTTGGATAGAGCAAAGGCTCGGGCGGGGGAATTCAGCATTCCTCATGCGTATACGGTTCAAGAGCTATTGAATGATCCGAATATTGATATTGTGATTAATTTGACGATTCCGGCAGCGCATGCCGAAGTCTGTATTCAAGTGTTGGAAGCGGGCAAACACGTGTATGTGGAGAAGCCGCTAGCTGTAACCCGTGAAGAAGGTTTGCAGATCCTAGAAGTTGCGCGCCGCAAGGGATTACTGGTTGGCAGTGCACCGGATACGTTCCTTGGAGGAGGTATTCAAACGTGTTTGAAGCTGATTAATGACGGCTGGATTGGCACCCCGATCGCTGCAACGGCATTCATGATGGGTAAAGGTCATGAGCACTGGCATCCGGATCCTGAGTTTTATTACGCAAAAGGTGGCGGCCCTATGTTCGATATGGGTCCATACTACCTAACAGCGCTTGTGGCTTTACTTGGCCCAATTCGCCGAGTAACCGGTTCGGCTGCCGCTAGTTTCCCAGAGCGCACCATTTCTAGTGAGAAGAAACGTGGACAAAAAATTACAGTAGATACCCCAACTCATATTGCAGGTGTGCTGGATTTCCACAGCGGTGCGATTGCTACGCTTGTAACAAGCTTTGATATTATGGGTGGAACTCAGCTGCCGAACATTGAAATCTACGGCAGTCAAGGTTCTTTACGTGTTCCGGATCCGAATACATTCGGAGGTCAGGTGCTTATTCGCAGAGGCGGTTCAGATTGGGAGCCGATTCCTTTGTCACATGGCTACAAAGAAAACCACCGCGGTTTAGGTGTTGCGGCCATGGCTGAGGCTCTGATAAGCGGCCAAAGTGATGCACACCGCGCGAATGGTGAGCTGGCGTACCACGTGCTAGAGGCGATGCATGGCTTCCATGATGCGTCCGACTCAGGGAAGCATTATGTGATGCAAAGCAGCTGTGAGAAACCAGCCCCTCTGTCACCTTACTCCGTGCTATAA
- a CDS encoding LacI family DNA-binding transcriptional regulator: protein MVTRKEVAELAGVSEATVSRVFNGLGPMKPATKERVLESAKQLNYHPNAIAQSFARRRSGNLGVVLPYMPKVHLFSAFYFAEILSGIGEQVREQGYDMLLSLLTPDESLDYTRLYRSQKVDACVILGSRDTPQQRESLMQLQAQGLPFCLVNQSFEGLSFHEVDADHVKGSYQAVRHLQEEGYRKIAFLNGSPQYSNSGDRLQGYMKAMSEADLEVPPELLLEGNYSRKSGYEASSGLWEHRDQVEAVFAANDRMAIGLMQGLRERGWIAGRDFAIIGCDDSDAAKLSDPPLSSINVPFYEMGKEAARSVLAGLLRGEGTKDTRIKLPTRLVVRQSSKSSHHK from the coding sequence CTGCTACGAAAGAGCGTGTACTTGAATCTGCCAAACAGCTCAACTATCATCCAAATGCTATTGCGCAAAGCTTCGCTCGGAGACGCAGTGGTAATCTTGGCGTCGTGCTGCCCTATATGCCCAAAGTGCATCTCTTCTCTGCCTTTTATTTCGCGGAAATATTAAGCGGCATAGGGGAACAAGTAAGGGAGCAAGGCTACGATATGCTGCTGTCGCTATTAACACCGGATGAAAGTTTGGATTACACCCGACTTTATCGCTCTCAGAAGGTGGATGCTTGTGTCATCCTGGGTTCAAGGGATACTCCGCAGCAGCGGGAATCACTAATGCAGCTGCAGGCTCAGGGACTGCCTTTTTGCTTGGTCAATCAAAGCTTCGAGGGGTTATCCTTTCATGAGGTAGATGCGGATCATGTAAAGGGCAGTTATCAGGCTGTTCGGCATTTACAGGAAGAAGGCTATCGCAAGATTGCTTTTCTGAACGGTTCGCCGCAGTATTCGAACTCTGGCGATAGACTTCAAGGTTATATGAAAGCAATGAGTGAAGCCGATTTAGAAGTTCCGCCTGAGTTGCTGCTTGAAGGTAATTACAGCCGTAAAAGCGGTTATGAAGCGTCATCAGGGCTATGGGAACATCGGGATCAGGTGGAAGCGGTATTTGCGGCTAATGATCGCATGGCGATCGGTTTGATGCAAGGGCTCCGTGAGCGAGGATGGATCGCCGGGCGTGATTTCGCTATTATTGGCTGCGATGATTCGGATGCTGCTAAGCTCAGCGATCCACCGCTAAGCAGCATCAATGTGCCTTTCTATGAGATGGGCAAAGAAGCAGCACGTAGTGTGCTGGCGGGTTTACTGCGTGGGGAAGGCACGAAGGATACGCGAATCAAGCTGCCGACCAGATTGGTTGTGCGACAATCATCGAAGAGCAGTCATCATAAATGA
- a CDS encoding MtnX-like HAD-IB family phosphatase — MQKIAVVTDFDGTLMEQDVGDVLMEGLDVLKEPKVIEASRLFREKKVGSLAWIEAAYPLLADRQEHVDRLLESVNLRDGARDFIGFCGQKDVPVTVLSDGMLYYIEQILNRQQVKVNHVIGNPITYLEDGEFQFGVQNTNPACKWCGCCKASVVKQLKEEGWLVIYIGDGSSDYYGSGFADWIFARASLARYLKEEGTAYYPFETFHDILNILRPAWDSFRSGTAIRRLQGRFPTACKFPD; from the coding sequence ATGCAAAAGATTGCGGTCGTAACAGACTTTGACGGAACACTGATGGAACAGGATGTTGGCGATGTTTTGATGGAAGGATTAGATGTGCTAAAAGAACCTAAGGTTATTGAAGCATCGAGACTTTTTCGAGAGAAAAAGGTGGGTTCTTTGGCTTGGATTGAAGCGGCGTATCCATTGCTTGCTGATCGGCAGGAGCACGTGGACCGATTGCTAGAGAGTGTAAATTTGCGGGACGGAGCGCGGGATTTTATTGGTTTTTGTGGGCAGAAGGATGTGCCGGTTACGGTTTTAAGTGACGGTATGCTTTACTATATCGAGCAAATATTAAATCGACAACAAGTGAAAGTGAACCATGTTATCGGGAATCCGATTACCTATTTGGAGGATGGTGAATTTCAGTTCGGGGTTCAGAATACGAATCCAGCATGCAAATGGTGCGGGTGCTGCAAGGCAAGTGTTGTTAAGCAGCTAAAAGAGGAAGGATGGCTTGTCATTTATATCGGTGATGGCAGCAGTGACTATTATGGCTCCGGCTTTGCCGATTGGATTTTTGCGCGAGCGAGTCTTGCTAGGTATTTGAAAGAGGAAGGAACGGCCTATTATCCATTCGAGACGTTTCATGATATTTTAAACATACTGAGACCAGCTTGGGATTCTTTTAGGAGTGGCACTGCGATTCGCCGTCTTCAAGGAAGATTTCCGACTGCCTGTAAGTTCCCTGATTAG
- a CDS encoding Gfo/Idh/MocA family protein gives MKSFNIGMVGYKFMGKAHSHAYKDLHMFFPQTAVPKMKLICGRDESGVSSAAEQFGWDGYVTDWRDLVTHRDVDIVDINAPSDAHKEIALAAAKAGKHLFCEKPLALTLADAREMLEAAETAGVKHMVGFNYRFAPAVQLAKKLVESGRLGDIYHFRAWFLQDWIVDPTFPLVWRLQKEIAGSGSHGDLGAHLIDLAHFLVGDMTEVIGMSETFIKERPLPSSMTGLSAKGSKDAPHGPVTVDDATLFMARFANGALGSFEATRFAPGHRCTNSFEINGSKGSVKFDFERLNELQVYFTSDDEDVQGFRRVLATDSSHAYMDAWWPAGHTIGYEHTFVHEVVELMNALSEDRLPVPNFLDGVKCQEVLEAVDQSIAQRRWVSISEV, from the coding sequence ATGAAATCTTTCAATATTGGTATGGTTGGCTATAAGTTTATGGGCAAAGCACATAGTCATGCGTATAAGGATTTGCATATGTTTTTCCCGCAGACAGCGGTACCGAAGATGAAGCTCATCTGCGGTAGAGATGAAAGCGGTGTCAGCAGCGCAGCCGAACAATTCGGCTGGGACGGGTATGTCACCGACTGGCGCGACCTGGTTACGCATCGCGATGTCGACATCGTCGATATCAATGCGCCCAGCGATGCGCACAAGGAAATCGCGCTTGCTGCGGCGAAGGCCGGCAAGCATCTGTTCTGCGAGAAGCCGCTGGCATTAACCCTTGCTGATGCAAGGGAAATGCTGGAGGCGGCTGAAACAGCCGGGGTGAAGCACATGGTAGGCTTCAACTATAGGTTTGCTCCTGCGGTTCAGCTCGCGAAGAAGCTAGTCGAGAGCGGCCGACTCGGAGACATCTATCACTTCCGCGCCTGGTTCCTGCAGGACTGGATCGTAGATCCAACGTTCCCGCTGGTCTGGCGCTTACAGAAGGAGATTGCTGGTTCCGGGTCGCACGGCGACTTAGGTGCGCATCTGATCGATTTGGCGCACTTCTTAGTCGGTGACATGACGGAGGTTATCGGCATGAGTGAGACGTTCATTAAGGAGCGGCCACTGCCGTCTTCGATGACAGGGCTTAGCGCCAAAGGCAGCAAGGATGCACCGCACGGACCGGTAACGGTTGATGATGCGACGCTGTTCATGGCACGCTTCGCGAACGGGGCGCTCGGCAGCTTTGAGGCCACTCGTTTTGCACCAGGGCACCGGTGCACGAATTCTTTTGAAATTAACGGTAGTAAGGGCAGTGTGAAGTTTGATTTTGAGCGTTTAAATGAATTGCAGGTTTATTTTACAAGCGATGATGAGGATGTACAAGGTTTCAGACGTGTTCTGGCGACAGATTCGTCACATGCTTACATGGATGCTTGGTGGCCTGCAGGACATACGATTGGCTATGAGCACACATTTGTACACGAGGTCGTTGAGCTGATGAACGCACTTTCGGAAGACCGTCTGCCGGTCCCAAATTTCCTAGATGGTGTGAAGTGTCAAGAGGTGCTGGAAGCGGTGGATCAATCCATTGCGCAGCGTCGTTGGGTGAGTATTAGTGAAGTCTAA
- a CDS encoding ThuA domain-containing protein, with protein MSKQALIVWGGWDGHQPEEVAGIFAGLLREEGFGVEVSDTLDSFKDAERLAGVDLIVPVWTMGKIESEQLKPLITAVKEGGTGIAGCHGGMGDSFRNEVEYQYMVGGQWVAHPGNDGVTYTVRIKDRGHQLTEGMDDFVVVSEKYYMHVDPAIHVHAVTDFGDVEMPVVWTKTYGAGKVYYNSLGHQANIVRMPETLELMRRGLLWATR; from the coding sequence ATGAGTAAACAAGCATTAATTGTGTGGGGTGGCTGGGACGGTCATCAACCTGAAGAGGTGGCTGGCATTTTCGCAGGGTTATTGCGTGAGGAAGGCTTTGGCGTGGAAGTATCGGATACATTGGATAGCTTCAAAGATGCGGAGCGCTTGGCGGGCGTTGATCTTATCGTTCCAGTATGGACCATGGGTAAAATCGAAAGTGAGCAGTTGAAACCGTTAATCACAGCGGTCAAAGAAGGCGGAACTGGAATCGCCGGTTGTCACGGCGGTATGGGAGATTCCTTCCGTAATGAAGTGGAATATCAATACATGGTTGGCGGTCAGTGGGTAGCCCATCCTGGAAATGACGGCGTGACGTATACGGTTCGAATCAAGGATCGGGGGCATCAATTGACGGAGGGCATGGATGATTTCGTTGTTGTCTCGGAAAAGTATTACATGCATGTGGATCCAGCCATTCACGTACATGCGGTTACAGACTTTGGCGATGTGGAGATGCCGGTTGTTTGGACCAAAACGTATGGAGCGGGCAAGGTGTATTATAACTCGTTGGGTCATCAAGCTAACATCGTTCGTATGCCAGAAACACTTGAATTAATGCGCCGCGGCTTGCTGTGGGCAACACGATAA